The following coding sequences lie in one Frigoribacterium sp. SL97 genomic window:
- the tuf gene encoding elongation factor Tu produces MAKAKFERTKPHVNIGTIGHVDHGKTTLTAAITKVLHDKYPTLNTASAFDQIDNSPEEKQRGITINISHVEYQTEKRHYAHVDAPGHADYVKNMITGAAQMDGAILVVAATDGPMPQTREHVLLARQVGVPYIVVALNKADMVDDEEIMELVELEVRELLSSQEFDGDNAPIVQVSALKALEGDEKWAETVAELMNAVDENVPEPVRATDQPFLMPIEDVFTITGRGTVVTGRVERGQLNVNEEVEIVGIRPTVKTTVTGIEMFRKLLDSAQAGDNTGLLLRGTKREDVERGQVVVKPGSVTPHTEFEANVYILSKDEGGRHNPFYANYRPQFYFRTTDVTGVITLPEGTEMVMPGDTTEISVQLIQPIAMEAGLRFAIREGGRTVGAGTVTKINK; encoded by the coding sequence ATCGGAACCATCGGTCACGTCGACCACGGCAAGACCACGCTCACCGCGGCGATCACCAAGGTCCTGCACGACAAGTACCCCACCCTCAACACGGCGTCGGCGTTCGACCAGATCGACAACTCGCCTGAAGAGAAGCAGCGCGGCATCACGATCAACATCTCGCACGTCGAGTACCAGACCGAGAAGCGCCACTACGCTCACGTCGACGCTCCCGGCCACGCCGACTACGTCAAGAACATGATCACCGGTGCGGCTCAGATGGACGGCGCGATCCTCGTCGTCGCCGCCACCGACGGTCCCATGCCCCAGACGCGTGAGCACGTCCTGCTCGCCCGCCAGGTCGGCGTGCCCTACATCGTCGTCGCGCTGAACAAGGCCGACATGGTCGATGACGAAGAGATCATGGAGCTCGTCGAGCTCGAGGTCCGCGAGCTCCTCTCGAGCCAGGAGTTCGACGGCGACAACGCCCCGATCGTCCAGGTCTCCGCTCTCAAGGCCCTCGAGGGTGACGAGAAGTGGGCCGAGACGGTCGCCGAGCTGATGAACGCCGTCGACGAGAACGTGCCCGAGCCCGTTCGCGCCACCGACCAGCCCTTCCTCATGCCCATCGAGGACGTCTTCACGATCACCGGTCGTGGCACCGTCGTCACCGGTCGTGTCGAGCGCGGTCAGCTCAACGTCAACGAAGAGGTCGAGATCGTCGGCATCCGCCCGACCGTCAAGACCACCGTCACCGGCATCGAGATGTTCCGCAAGCTGCTCGACTCGGCTCAGGCCGGCGACAACACCGGTCTCCTCCTCCGCGGCACCAAGCGCGAGGACGTCGAGCGCGGCCAGGTCGTCGTCAAGCCCGGTTCGGTCACGCCGCACACCGAGTTCGAGGCGAACGTCTACATCCTGTCGAAGGACGAGGGTGGGCGTCACAACCCGTTCTACGCGAACTACCGTCCGCAGTTCTACTTCCGCACCACCGACGTCACGGGTGTCATCACGCTGCCCGAGGGCACCGAGATGGTCATGCCCGGCGACACGACCGAGATCAGCGTCCAGCTGATCCAGCCGATCGCCATGGAAGCCGGTCTGCGCTTCGCCATCCGTGAGGGTGGTCGCACGGTCGGTGCCGGTACGGTCACCAAGATCAACAAGTAA
- a CDS encoding Rv0909 family putative TA system antitoxin, whose protein sequence is MAGFDDITKKAQAFLKDGKVQEALKSEKAEGVSDNILDAVASAADKATGGKHADKIQQAKEQADKKLGNQ, encoded by the coding sequence ATGGCAGGTTTCGACGACATCACCAAGAAGGCCCAGGCCTTCCTCAAGGACGGAAAGGTCCAGGAGGCGCTCAAGAGCGAGAAGGCCGAGGGCGTCAGCGACAACATCCTCGACGCGGTCGCCTCCGCGGCCGACAAGGCCACCGGCGGCAAGCACGCCGACAAGATCCAGCAGGCCAAGGAGCAGGCCGACAAGAAGCTGGGCAACCAGTAG
- a CDS encoding DNA topoisomerase IB, whose amino-acid sequence MPRLRRTDSSRPGLTRVRAGRGFSYRTADGTAVADAELRARIEHLAIPPAWTDVWISPYENGHIQATGVDAAGRRQYIYHPTWREQKDRIKFDRALALAESLPTARRFVTHDLRVQGAGRERVLAAAFRMLDTGSLRVGSERYAQEHGSHGLSTLLCAHATVSGDTVSLAFPGKSGQDWDSEIHDADLAAVVRSLKRRGGRARLLAWKADGGGAGEARAAWHPLRATEINDYVKERAGDEFTAKDFRTLHGTVAAAVSLARSGPQAAASRQSKSLAQAMRDAAAVLGNTPAIAKSSYVDPRLVDAYRHGETIDPARLHAAESEVRALLFR is encoded by the coding sequence ATGCCGCGCCTCCGGAGGACCGATTCGAGCCGACCCGGGCTGACGCGGGTCCGGGCAGGACGAGGGTTCTCGTACCGGACGGCCGACGGGACCGCCGTCGCCGACGCCGAGCTGCGGGCCCGCATCGAGCACCTCGCCATCCCACCGGCTTGGACCGACGTCTGGATCTCCCCTTACGAGAACGGCCACATCCAGGCCACGGGAGTGGACGCTGCAGGTCGGCGTCAGTACATCTACCACCCGACGTGGCGTGAGCAGAAGGACCGCATCAAGTTCGACCGGGCACTCGCCCTCGCGGAGTCGCTGCCGACCGCCCGCCGATTCGTGACGCACGACCTGCGCGTCCAGGGGGCCGGCCGTGAGCGGGTCCTGGCCGCCGCCTTCCGCATGCTCGACACGGGCTCCCTCCGGGTGGGCTCCGAGCGCTACGCCCAGGAGCACGGCAGCCACGGCTTGTCGACCCTGCTTTGCGCGCACGCGACCGTCTCCGGCGACACGGTCTCGCTGGCGTTCCCCGGCAAGAGCGGTCAGGACTGGGACTCCGAGATCCACGACGCCGACCTCGCGGCCGTCGTCCGCAGCCTCAAGCGGCGGGGCGGGCGGGCCCGGTTGCTCGCCTGGAAGGCCGACGGCGGGGGAGCGGGGGAGGCGCGCGCGGCCTGGCACCCGCTACGAGCGACCGAGATCAACGACTACGTCAAGGAGAGGGCCGGCGACGAGTTCACCGCCAAGGACTTCCGCACCCTGCACGGCACCGTCGCCGCCGCCGTCAGCCTGGCCCGCTCCGGGCCGCAGGCGGCGGCCTCCCGGCAGTCGAAGTCCCTCGCCCAGGCGATGCGGGACGCCGCCGCCGTGCTCGGCAACACCCCGGCCATCGCGAAGTCGTCGTACGTCGATCCCCGACTGGTCGATGCGTACCGGCACGGGGAGACCATCGATCCGGCCCGCCTGCACGCGGCCGAATCCGAGGTCCGGGCATTGCTGTTCCGCTGA
- a CDS encoding DarT ssDNA thymidine ADP-ribosyltransferase family protein, whose product MTDECIHGFERELCDICAPRKREGVADGMPSTAARSVTTRRRPSNRKPESLRSTPALARDSAAVAVAAQAAATPVPEFSTQRAYHWTHVSNLPGILEAGALQAGATPVLDVSSEATRALRASVTTASGQPVAAHVPFSLSPHATAWDAVRTGAEGYEWSDAAREARAIDFVMLVVPVASLGDDFVVTEGDAAVEGVRAAAGLDDASSMVRRFSLKDPDLLAPEVLVPGSVPFSSVTLVGVPNDKVRDAVKETLAELGAEAPRVAVYPPWFRPAPVVEAV is encoded by the coding sequence GTGACTGACGAGTGCATCCACGGATTCGAGCGAGAGTTGTGCGACATCTGCGCTCCCCGCAAGCGCGAGGGCGTCGCCGACGGCATGCCCTCGACCGCCGCACGGTCGGTCACCACCCGCCGCCGCCCCTCCAACCGCAAGCCCGAGTCGCTGCGCAGCACGCCCGCACTCGCCCGTGACTCGGCCGCTGTCGCCGTGGCCGCGCAGGCGGCCGCCACCCCCGTCCCCGAGTTCTCGACCCAGCGTGCCTACCACTGGACGCACGTGTCCAACCTGCCCGGCATCCTCGAGGCCGGCGCGCTGCAGGCCGGCGCGACTCCCGTGCTCGACGTCAGCTCCGAGGCGACGCGGGCCCTCCGCGCCTCCGTCACGACCGCGTCGGGTCAGCCCGTCGCCGCGCACGTGCCGTTCTCGTTGTCGCCTCATGCGACCGCCTGGGACGCCGTCCGTACCGGAGCCGAGGGCTACGAGTGGTCGGATGCGGCACGTGAGGCCCGTGCCATCGACTTCGTCATGCTCGTGGTTCCCGTCGCCTCGCTCGGCGACGACTTCGTCGTGACCGAGGGGGACGCGGCCGTCGAGGGCGTGCGTGCGGCCGCAGGGCTCGACGACGCATCGTCGATGGTCCGCCGGTTCAGCCTCAAGGACCCCGACCTGCTCGCTCCAGAAGTGCTCGTGCCCGGTTCCGTGCCCTTCTCCTCGGTGACGCTCGTCGGCGTCCCGAACGACAAGGTCCGCGACGCCGTGAAGGAGACGCTCGCCGAGCTGGGAGCCGAGGCGCCGCGCGTCGCCGTCTACCCGCCGTGGTTCCGGCCCGCACCGGTCGTCGAAGCCGTCTGA
- the rpsJ gene encoding 30S ribosomal protein S10, whose product MAGQKIRIRLKSYDHEVIDTSARKIVDTVTRAGATVVGPVPLPTEKNVVVVIRSPHKYKDSREHFEKRTHKRLIDIVDPTPKAVDSLMRLDLPADVNIEIKL is encoded by the coding sequence ATGGCGGGACAGAAGATCCGCATCCGACTTAAGTCGTACGACCACGAGGTCATCGACACTTCCGCGCGCAAGATCGTCGACACGGTCACCCGCGCGGGCGCTACGGTCGTCGGCCCCGTGCCGCTCCCGACCGAGAAGAACGTGGTCGTCGTGATCCGTTCGCCCCACAAGTACAAGGACTCGCGCGAGCACTTCGAGAAGCGCACGCACAAGCGCCTCATCGACATCGTCGACCCGACGCCGAAGGCCGTCGACTCGCTCATGCGTCTCGACCTGCCTGCCGACGTCAACATCGAGATCAAGCTGTAG
- the rplC gene encoding 50S ribosomal protein L3, which translates to MSTTKNVKGLLGKKLGMTQVWDENNKLVPVTVVEIAPNVVTQVRSLEKDGYTAVQIAAGQIDPRKSNKPSTGHFDAAGVTPRRHLTEVRTADAAEYALGQELTVDTFEAGQKVDVVGTSKGKGFAGVMKRHNFKGVSASHGAHRNHRKPGSIGASSTPSRVFKGMRMAGRMGGERVTILNLTVHAVDAEKGLLLVKGAVPGARGRIVFVRTAVKGK; encoded by the coding sequence ATCAGCACCACCAAGAACGTCAAGGGCCTGCTCGGCAAGAAGCTCGGCATGACCCAGGTCTGGGACGAGAACAACAAGCTCGTCCCCGTCACCGTCGTCGAGATCGCCCCGAACGTCGTGACCCAGGTCCGCTCGCTCGAGAAGGACGGCTACACCGCCGTCCAGATCGCGGCCGGCCAGATCGACCCCCGCAAGTCGAACAAGCCCTCCACGGGTCACTTCGACGCCGCGGGCGTCACCCCCCGTCGCCACCTCACCGAGGTCCGCACCGCCGACGCCGCCGAGTACGCACTCGGCCAGGAGCTCACGGTCGACACCTTCGAAGCCGGCCAGAAGGTCGACGTCGTCGGAACGTCCAAGGGCAAGGGCTTCGCCGGTGTCATGAAGCGTCACAACTTCAAGGGCGTCAGCGCCTCGCACGGTGCGCACCGCAACCACCGCAAGCCCGGTTCGATCGGTGCCTCCTCGACCCCCAGCCGTGTCTTCAAGGGCATGCGCATGGCCGGTCGCATGGGTGGCGAGCGCGTCACCATCCTCAACCTCACGGTGCACGCCGTCGACGCCGAGAAGGGTCTGCTGCTCGTCAAGGGCGCCGTCCCCGGTGCTCGTGGCCGCATCGTTTTCGTCCGCACCGCCGTGAAGGGGAAGTAG
- the rplD gene encoding 50S ribosomal protein L4 — MATTTASAASVDVVDAKGQKTSTVELPVELFDVVTNVPLIHQVVVAQQAAARQGTHKTKRRGEVSGAGRKPFKQKGTGRARQGSIRAPQMTGGGIVHGPQPRDYAQRTPKKMIAAALLGALSDRARGARVHVVESFVADSISTKVALELLASIASSKHVLIVTDRDDTLTLKSVRNVPTVHVITFDQLNAYDVLVSDDIVFTKSAFDGFVASKTKKEATA, encoded by the coding sequence ATGGCCACCACTACCGCATCGGCCGCTTCGGTCGACGTCGTCGACGCCAAGGGCCAGAAGACCAGCACGGTCGAGCTCCCCGTCGAGCTCTTCGACGTCGTCACGAACGTCCCGCTCATCCACCAGGTCGTCGTCGCCCAGCAGGCCGCCGCACGTCAGGGCACGCACAAGACCAAGCGTCGCGGCGAGGTCTCCGGCGCCGGCCGCAAGCCGTTCAAGCAGAAGGGCACCGGCCGCGCCCGTCAGGGTTCGATCCGCGCTCCTCAGATGACCGGCGGTGGCATCGTCCACGGTCCGCAGCCCCGCGACTACGCCCAGCGCACCCCCAAGAAGATGATCGCCGCAGCCCTGCTCGGTGCTTTGTCCGACCGCGCTCGTGGCGCCCGCGTCCACGTCGTCGAGAGCTTCGTCGCCGACTCGATCTCGACCAAGGTCGCTCTCGAGCTGCTCGCGTCGATCGCCTCGAGCAAGCACGTCCTGATCGTCACCGACCGCGACGACACGCTGACCCTCAAGAGCGTCCGCAACGTGCCCACGGTCCACGTGATCACGTTCGACCAGCTGAATGCCTACGACGTCCTCGTCAGCGACGACATCGTCTTCACGAAGAGCGCCTTCGACGGCTTCGTCGCCTCGAAGACCAAGAAGGAGGCCACCGCATGA
- the rplW gene encoding 50S ribosomal protein L23, with the protein MSGYGKDPRDVIIAPVVSEKSYSLIDQGKYTFLVDPRSNKTEIKLAIEKIFDVKVDSINTLNRTGKTRRTRFGTGKRKDTKRAIVTLKSGSIDIFTAVG; encoded by the coding sequence ATGAGCGGCTACGGAAAAGACCCCCGCGACGTCATCATCGCGCCCGTCGTCTCCGAGAAGAGCTACTCCCTGATCGACCAGGGCAAGTACACCTTCCTCGTGGACCCGCGTTCGAACAAGACCGAGATCAAGCTCGCCATCGAGAAGATCTTCGACGTCAAGGTCGACAGCATCAACACGCTCAACCGAACGGGCAAGACCCGTCGCACCCGCTTCGGCACCGGCAAGCGCAAGGACACCAAGCGCGCCATCGTCACGCTGAAGTCCGGTTCCATCGACATCTTCACGGCTGTCGGCTAG
- the rplB gene encoding 50S ribosomal protein L2 yields MAIRNYKPTTPGRRGSSVADFAEITRSTPEKSLLRPLSKSGGRNNAGRITTRHIGGGHKRQYRVIDFRRNDKDGVNAKVAHIEYDPNRTARIALLHFVDGTKRYIIAPNKLKQGDVVESGAGADIKPGNNLPLKNIPVGTVIHAIELKPGGGAKMARSAGASVRLVAKDGPYAQLRLPSGEVRNVDARCRATIGEVGNAEQSNINWGKAGRMRWKGVRPTVRGVAMNPVDHPHGGGEGKTSGGRHPVSPWGQKEGRTRHPNKESDKLIVRRRNAGKKRK; encoded by the coding sequence ATGGCAATTCGTAACTACAAGCCCACGACCCCGGGTCGCCGCGGTTCGTCGGTCGCCGACTTCGCGGAGATCACGCGTTCGACGCCCGAGAAGTCGCTGCTGCGCCCGCTCTCGAAGTCCGGTGGCCGTAACAACGCCGGCCGCATCACGACCCGTCACATCGGTGGTGGCCACAAGCGCCAGTACCGCGTCATCGACTTCCGTCGCAACGACAAGGACGGCGTCAACGCCAAGGTCGCTCACATCGAGTACGACCCCAACCGCACGGCTCGCATCGCGCTCCTGCACTTCGTGGACGGCACCAAGCGGTACATCATCGCGCCGAACAAGCTGAAGCAGGGCGACGTCGTCGAGTCGGGTGCCGGCGCCGACATCAAGCCCGGAAACAACCTGCCGCTCAAGAACATCCCGGTCGGTACCGTCATCCACGCCATCGAGCTCAAGCCCGGTGGAGGCGCGAAGATGGCCCGCTCGGCCGGTGCCTCGGTGCGTCTCGTCGCCAAGGACGGCCCCTACGCGCAGCTCCGTCTGCCGTCGGGCGAGGTCCGCAACGTCGACGCCCGCTGCCGCGCCACGATCGGCGAGGTCGGCAACGCCGAGCAGTCGAACATCAACTGGGGCAAGGCCGGCCGCATGCGCTGGAAGGGCGTCCGCCCGACCGTGCGTGGTGTCGCCATGAACCCCGTCGACCACCCGCACGGTGGTGGTGAGGGCAAGACCTCCGGTGGACGCCACCCGGTCAGCCCGTGGGGCCAGAAAGAGGGCCGCACGCGTCACCCCAACAAAGAGAGCGACAAGCTCATCGTCCGTCGTCGTAACGCTGGCAAGAAGCGTAAGTAG
- the rpsS gene encoding 30S ribosomal protein S19 yields MPRSLKKGPFVDDHLLRKVVSQNEASTKNVIKTWSRRSMIVPNMLGHTIAVHDGRKHIPVFVTESMIGHKLGEFAPTRTFRGHVKDDKKGRRR; encoded by the coding sequence ATGCCACGCAGTCTTAAGAAGGGCCCCTTCGTTGACGACCACCTGCTTCGCAAGGTCGTCTCGCAGAACGAGGCCAGCACCAAGAACGTCATCAAGACCTGGTCGCGCCGTTCGATGATCGTCCCCAACATGCTTGGGCACACCATCGCCGTGCACGACGGACGCAAGCACATCCCGGTGTTCGTGACCGAGAGCATGATCGGCCACAAGCTCGGTGAGTTCGCGCCCACCCGCACCTTCCGTGGTCACGTGAAGGACGACAAGAAGGGTCGTCGCCGCTAA
- the rplV gene encoding 50S ribosomal protein L22, translated as MVESIARVRHIRVTPMKARRVVNLIRGKQAAEALAILKFAPQGASEPVYKLVASAMANARVKADASNSYLDEQDLYISRAFVDQGATLKRFQPRAQGRAFKILKRTSHITIVLSTPDEVEAADATKKASK; from the coding sequence ATGGTGGAGTCGATCGCACGCGTGCGTCACATCCGCGTCACCCCCATGAAGGCCCGTCGTGTCGTCAACCTGATCCGCGGCAAGCAGGCCGCCGAGGCTCTGGCGATTCTGAAGTTCGCACCTCAGGGCGCCAGCGAGCCCGTCTACAAGCTCGTCGCGTCGGCCATGGCCAACGCCCGGGTGAAGGCGGACGCCTCGAACAGCTACCTCGACGAGCAGGACCTGTACATCAGTCGTGCATTCGTCGACCAGGGCGCCACCCTCAAGCGGTTCCAGCCGCGTGCACAGGGCCGCGCCTTCAAGATCCTGAAGCGCACCAGCCACATCACGATCGTCCTCTCGACGCCTGATGAGGTCGAGGCTGCCGACGCTACGAAGAAGGCGAGCAAGTAA
- the rpsC gene encoding 30S ribosomal protein S3 → MGQKVNPYGFRLGITTDHVSRWFTDSTKPGQRYSDYVAEDVKIRTLLKTSLDRAGVAKIEIERTRDRVRVDIHTARPGIVIGRRGAEAERIRGDLEKLTSKQIQLNILEVKNPEAEAQLVAQGIAEQLAARVAFRRAMRKGLQGAQRAGAKGVRIQVSGRLGGAEMSRSEFYREGRVPLHTLRANIDYGFYEAKTTFGRIGVKVWIYKGDITNKELAREQANQKSSRPERRNDRDGARRGGGDRAPREQKAPATTGAEA, encoded by the coding sequence ATGGGCCAGAAAGTCAACCCGTACGGCTTCCGTCTGGGCATCACCACCGACCACGTGTCGCGGTGGTTCACCGACAGCACGAAGCCGGGACAGCGTTACAGCGACTACGTCGCCGAGGACGTCAAGATCCGCACCCTGCTGAAGACCTCGCTCGACCGCGCCGGCGTGGCGAAGATCGAGATCGAGCGCACCCGTGACCGCGTCCGCGTCGACATCCACACGGCCCGTCCGGGCATCGTGATCGGTCGTCGTGGCGCCGAGGCCGAGCGCATCCGCGGCGACCTCGAGAAGCTCACGAGCAAGCAGATCCAGCTCAACATCCTCGAGGTGAAGAACCCCGAGGCCGAGGCCCAGCTCGTCGCCCAGGGCATCGCCGAGCAGCTCGCTGCTCGCGTGGCGTTCCGTCGTGCGATGCGCAAGGGGCTCCAGGGCGCCCAGCGTGCCGGTGCCAAGGGTGTCCGCATCCAGGTGTCGGGCCGTCTCGGCGGCGCCGAGATGAGCCGCTCGGAGTTCTACCGCGAGGGCCGCGTGCCCCTGCACACGCTCCGCGCCAACATCGACTACGGCTTCTACGAGGCCAAGACCACCTTCGGTCGCATCGGTGTCAAGGTCTGGATCTACAAGGGCGACATCACCAACAAGGAGCTCGCGCGCGAGCAGGCGAACCAGAAGTCGTCTCGCCCCGAGCGCCGCAACGACCGTGACGGCGCCCGCCGCGGCGGGGGCGACCGCGCTCCCCGCGAGCAGAAGGCACCCGCCACCACAGGAGCTGAGGCGTAA
- the rplP gene encoding 50S ribosomal protein L16 produces MLIPRRVKHRKQHHPGRSGQATGGTKVSFGEYGIQALTPAYVTNRQIESARIAMTRHIKRGGKVWINIYPDRPLTKKPAETRMGSGKGSPEWWVANVKPGRVLFELSGVSEEIAKEALTRAIHKLPLKARIIKREEGDA; encoded by the coding sequence ATGCTTATCCCCCGTCGTGTCAAGCACCGCAAGCAGCACCACCCCGGCCGTAGCGGCCAGGCCACTGGTGGCACCAAGGTCAGCTTCGGTGAGTACGGCATCCAGGCCCTCACGCCCGCTTACGTGACCAACCGTCAGATCGAGTCCGCTCGTATCGCCATGACGCGTCACATCAAGCGTGGCGGAAAGGTGTGGATCAACATCTACCCCGACCGTCCCCTCACGAAGAAGCCCGCCGAGACCCGCATGGGTTCCGGTAAGGGCTCGCCCGAGTGGTGGGTCGCGAACGTCAAGCCGGGTCGCGTGCTCTTCGAGCTCAGCGGCGTGAGCGAGGAGATCGCCAAAGAGGCACTCACTCGCGCAATCCACAAGCTGCCCCTCAAGGCACGCATCATCAAGCGCGAGGAGGGCGACGCATAA
- the rpmC gene encoding 50S ribosomal protein L29: protein MAIGSKELRPVELDTFEDERLVDELKKAKEELFNLRFQSATGQLESHGRLRAVKRDIARIYTVLRERELGIRATPAPVEAAPKAAKKSTKKADKPAETADETAEESK, encoded by the coding sequence ATGGCGATCGGTTCCAAGGAGCTCCGTCCTGTCGAGCTCGACACATTCGAAGACGAGCGTCTCGTCGATGAGCTGAAGAAGGCGAAGGAAGAACTCTTCAACCTCCGCTTCCAGTCGGCCACCGGCCAGCTCGAGAGCCACGGCCGCCTGCGTGCCGTGAAACGCGACATCGCTCGCATCTACACGGTCCTGCGTGAGCGCGAGCTCGGCATCCGTGCCACCCCCGCCCCGGTCGAGGCGGCCCCCAAGGCCGCCAAGAAGTCGACCAAGAAGGCTGACAAGCCGGCCGAGACGGCTGACGAGACCGCCGAGGAGAGCAAGTAA
- the rpsQ gene encoding 30S ribosomal protein S17 gives MATENKTEVDSAAVEVRGYRKTRRGYVTSDKMEKTIVVEVEDRVKHPLYGKVIRRTSKVKVHDEANSAGVGDLVVISETRPLSASKRWRLVEILEKAK, from the coding sequence ATGGCCACCGAGAACAAGACCGAGGTCGACTCGGCTGCCGTCGAGGTCCGCGGCTACCGCAAGACGCGTCGCGGCTACGTGACCAGCGACAAGATGGAGAAGACCATCGTCGTCGAGGTCGAGGACCGCGTGAAGCACCCCCTGTACGGCAAGGTCATCCGCCGCACGTCCAAGGTCAAGGTCCACGACGAGGCCAACTCGGCCGGCGTCGGCGACCTCGTCGTGATCAGCGAGACCCGTCCGCTCAGCGCCTCCAAGCGCTGGCGCCTGGTCGAGATCCTCGAGAAGGCGAAGTAG
- the rplN gene encoding 50S ribosomal protein L14 — MIQQESRLKIADNTGAKEILTIRVLGGSGRRYAGLGDVIVATVKDAIPGGNVKKGDVVKAVIVRTKKEVRRPDGSYIKFDENAAVILKADGDPRGTRIFGPVGRELRDKKFMKIISLAPEVI, encoded by the coding sequence GTGATTCAGCAAGAATCCCGCCTCAAGATCGCCGACAACACCGGGGCAAAAGAGATCCTCACCATCCGCGTGCTCGGTGGCTCCGGCCGTCGTTACGCCGGCCTGGGTGACGTCATCGTCGCCACGGTGAAGGACGCCATCCCCGGTGGCAACGTGAAGAAGGGTGACGTCGTCAAGGCCGTCATCGTTCGCACCAAGAAAGAGGTCCGTCGTCCGGACGGCTCTTACATCAAGTTCGACGAGAACGCCGCAGTGATCCTGAAGGCCGACGGAGACCCCCGCGGAACCCGCATCTTCGGACCGGTCGGTCGCGAACTCCGTGACAAGAAGTTCATGAAGATCATCTCGCTGGCGCCGGAGGTTATCTAA
- the rplX gene encoding 50S ribosomal protein L24, translating to MANIKKGDLVQVITGASQARGGDRGKQGKVLEVLVERNRVVVEGVNFVTKHVRVGQTQRGSKTGGIETHEAPIHVSNVAVVDPKTKKPTRVGFREETVTKDGVSKTVRVRYAKKSGENL from the coding sequence ATGGCAAACATCAAGAAGGGTGACCTCGTGCAGGTCATCACCGGTGCCTCGCAGGCCCGCGGCGGAGACCGCGGCAAGCAGGGCAAGGTCCTCGAGGTGCTCGTCGAGCGCAACCGCGTGGTCGTCGAAGGCGTCAACTTCGTGACCAAGCACGTGCGCGTCGGCCAGACCCAGCGTGGTTCCAAGACCGGTGGCATCGAGACGCACGAGGCTCCGATCCACGTGTCGAACGTCGCCGTCGTCGACCCCAAGACCAAGAAGCCCACCCGCGTCGGCTTCCGCGAAGAGACGGTCACCAAGGACGGCGTGTCCAAGACCGTTCGCGTCCGTTACGCCAAGAAGTCTGGTGAGAACCTCTGA
- the rplE gene encoding 50S ribosomal protein L5: MTDTTTQAATALPRLKAKYRAEIIEQLKSDFGFTNVHQVPGLVKIVVNTGVGEAARDSKIIDGAIKDLTAITGQKPQVTKARKSIAQFKLREGQPIGAHVTLRGDRAWEFLDRLLSLALPRIRDFRGLSDRQFDGNGNYTFGLNEQSMFHEIDQDRIDRVRGFDITVVTTAKNDDEGRALLKALGFPFRSADSAN; this comes from the coding sequence ATGACCGACACCACCACGCAGGCCGCCACGGCCCTCCCGCGGCTGAAGGCCAAGTACCGCGCCGAGATCATCGAGCAGCTGAAGTCCGACTTCGGCTTCACGAACGTGCACCAGGTGCCCGGGCTCGTGAAGATCGTCGTCAACACCGGTGTCGGTGAGGCCGCTCGCGACAGCAAGATCATCGACGGTGCCATCAAGGACCTGACGGCCATCACGGGCCAGAAGCCCCAGGTCACCAAGGCACGCAAGTCCATCGCGCAGTTCAAGCTGCGCGAGGGCCAGCCGATCGGTGCCCACGTCACGCTCCGCGGTGACCGCGCCTGGGAGTTCCTCGACCGACTGCTGTCGCTGGCGCTGCCCCGCATCCGTGACTTCCGTGGTCTGAGCGACCGCCAGTTCGACGGAAACGGCAACTACACCTTCGGTCTCAACGAGCAGAGCATGTTCCACGAGATCGACCAGGACCGCATCGACCGCGTCCGTGGCTTCGACATCACCGTCGTCACGACCGCCAAGAACGACGACGAGGGTCGCGCGCTGCTCAAGGCGCTCGGGTTCCCGTTCCGTTCGGCCGACTCGGCCAACTAA